DNA sequence from the Carnobacterium funditum DSM 5970 genome:
CGGTGTTGATGAAGAAATACCAAAAAGAACATTCCTATCTTTTTGTAAATCAATATGGTGTACCGATATCAACTTCTGGAATTGAATACGTTCTAAATCAAATCATTAAAAAAAGCAGCTTAACTTCTAAAATACATCCCCACATGTTAAGACATACTTTTGCAACACACTTATTAAACAACGGAGCAGATATGAGAACAGTCCAAGAATTATTAGGACATGCTAGTCTATCTTCAACGCAAATTTATGCCCATGTTACAAAAGAGCATTTACAAAAAAATTACCGTAAGTTTCATCCAAGGGCTTAAACATACAAGGAGAACAAATGGTATATTAATGGAGGAAAAATGATGACAACATTTCATGCAACAACAATATTTGCAATACAACACAATGGTACTTGTGCGATGTCTGGAGACGGTCAAGTTACGATGGGTGAAAGTGTCATAATGAAAGGGACCGCTCGTAAAGTTCGTCGGATTTATAACAACCAAGTATTAGTCGGTTTTGCCGGTAGTGTAGCTGACGCTTTTACTTTAGAGGAAAGATTCGAAGGAAAATTAAATGAATACAAAGGAAACTTGACTCGTGCAGCAGTTGAATTAGCAAAAGAATGGCGTTCAGATCGAGCACTTCAAAAATTAGAAGCTTTACTTATTGTTATGAACAAAGATGAAATGCTAATGGTCTCAGGATCAGGAGAAGTGATTCAACCAGATGACGGCATTTTAGCTATCGGATCTGGTGGGAATTTTGCGCTTGCTGCAGGAAGAGCGTTAAAAAAATATGGTAAGGATTTAACTGCAGTAGAGATTGCAGAAGAAAGTTTAAATGTTGCAGCAGATATTTGTGTTTATACGAACCACAATATTATTGTTGAAGAATTATAAGGACGTGATAAAATGATAAATACTTTAGAAAATATGACACCAAGAGAAATTGTTAGCGAATTAGATAAGTACATCATTGGTCAAAAAGAAGCAAAAAAATCTGTTGCCGTAGCTTTGCGTAATAGATATAGACGTCTGCAATTAGATGAGGCCATGCAAAAAGAAATAACGCCTAAAAACTTGTTAATGATTGGACCAACAGGGGTTGGGAAAACTGAAATTGCTCGCCGCTTGGCATCGATTGTTAAAGCACCATTTATTAAAGTAGAAGCTACTAAATTCACAGAGGTTGGTTATATCGGACGAGATGTTGAATCAATGGTTCGCGACTTAGTGGAAGCAGCAATAGTGATTGTAGAAAAGCAACAATACTCAAGAGTGTATATCAATGCTGAAAAAAATGCGGTTAATCGTTTAGTCAAAATTTTAGTTCCAGGTATTAAAAAAGAAAAAAAGCAATCCAATGCATCAAATCCATTTGAGTCTATGTTTCAAAACATGAACTTAAGCCAGGAAAAACCTGTTGAAGAGGAAGAGGAAGTTAACGAAACCATTACACTTAATCGTGAAACGATAAAAAAACAAATTCGTAGTGGACAGTTGGATAATAGAGAAGTAACCATCGAAATAGAAGAGCACAAAAAAGGAACAAGCTCTCCTATGAATGCTGGTTTGGAACAAATGGGAATTGATTTGAATGAAACATTGGGTGCTTTGCGTCCAAAGAATAAAGTCAAGCGATCCGTTACTGTAAAAGAAGCTTTAGAGATTTTGATTCAAGAAGAATCAGAAAAATTAGTGAATCAAGAAGATGTTTATTCTCAAGCTATCCACTTAGCGCAGAATTCTGGAATTATTTTTATTGATGAGTTTGATAAAATCACGTCTAAAAGTAGTCAATCTGGCGAAGTATCTAGAGAAGGCGTTCAAAGAGATATTTTACCAATTGTTGAAGGGTCACAAGTGTCAACTAAATATGGCACAATACAAACCGATCATGTTTTATTTATTGCTTCTGGTGCTTTCCATGTGTCAAAACCAAGTGACTTAATTCCTGAATTACAAGGACGTTTTCCAATCCGAGTAGAACTAGATGACTTAACAAAAGAAGATTTTGTTAAGATTTTGACAGAACCCAATAATGCTTTAGTTAAACAATATATTGCAATGATTGCTACTGATAATATTGATGTAATTTTTACTTTTGAAGCGATAGAAAGATTAGCCGATATTGCTTATCGTGTAAACCATGAAACAGAGAACATTGGCGCTCGACGTTTACACACAATTTTAGAAAAACTATTAGAAGATTTACTGTTTGAAGCTCCTGATATGCAAATGGGCGAAATTACTATTACAAAAAACTATGTAGATGAAAAAATTGCCCATATTGTTGAAGACAAAGACTTAAGTAGATATATATTATAATAGTTACGTGGAGGAATAACACATGAGTGGATTGCTTCAAAAGATGCGTATGATTAATAATATGCTCCAAAAAAAAGGTGGCGTAGTAAATACTGAGATAGCTAAAGAAGGTCAGTTGCTTTTTAATGATATGGCAAGTATTTTAGCCGACATTTTAAATGTAAATGCTTATTTAATCGATGAATCAGGAACTCTATTAGGTTTTAGCGAAAAGCATAAAATTAATAATGAGCGTGTAAAAGAAATGCTAAAAGCTGAAAAATTCCCTTTTGGCTATTCTAACAGTATGCTCGAGATCACTGAGACACGTGCAAATATTGGGATAGAGAGTGATTATACAATCTTCCCAATTGAAACACGAGATATGTTTACAAATGGCCTAACGACGGTCATCCCAATCTACGCAGCAGGTGAAAGATTGGGGACTTTAATCTTAGCGCGCCTTTTCCCAAAATTTGATGATAACGACTTAATTTTAGGAGAACATGCTTCTACGGTAGTTGGTATTGAAATCTTATATAAAAAATCTACTCAAATAGAAGATGAAGCTAGAAATAGTGCAATGGTTCAAATCGCTCTTAAGACATTGTCTTATAGTGAAATGAAAGCTGTAAAAGCTATTTTTGAAGAACTGGATGGCACAGAAGGTCGTTTAACTACGTCCACCATCGCTGATAAAATTGGTATTACACGTTCAGTTATTGTAAATGCATTGAGAAAATTGGAGTCTGGTGGTATTATCGAGTCTAAATCCCTCGGGATGAAAGGAACTTATATTCGTATCCACAACAAAAAATTTATAAGTGCTTTAGAAAAAGAAACGTTTTATTAAGACACTTAAGATGAAAAGGGAGTTGGTAACTGTGATTAAATTAGAAAACCACTATATAACTGTTACAATTAATGAAAAAGGTGCAGAACAAACGAGTTTGAAAAATAAACAAACCGGTGTTGAATATATATGGCAAGGAGAGGCATCTGTTTGGGGGAGGCATGCTCCTGTTTTATTTCCTTTTGTTGGACGTTTAAAAGACAATCAGTATCAATACGAAGATAAAACGTACAGTATGCCACAACATGGTTTTGCTAGAGATCGAGTGTTTGACGTTACAAAACAAAGTGAAACAGAAGTAACGCTATCTCTTTTTTCAGATAAAGAGTCTAAAGACGTTTACCCTTTTGATTTCCGCTTGAGTATTACCTATCAGTTAAACGAACAATCGGTTAACGTAAGTTATCAAGTTGAAAATGTTAATCAGAATCAACCTATGTATTTTTCAATCGGCGGACATCCTGGTTTTAATGTGCCCTTAACTGAGGATACCACTTTCGAGGACTATTACTTAAGTTTTTCTCCAAAACGTTCAAGAACGATTATTCCTTTAAAAGGAGCTTATATCGATTTCGAGAATCGTACTTTAGGACAGACAAATACAGATATAGCTCTAAGATGGACCCTTTTTGATGATGATGCTCTTATTTATGAAACTAAAAATAAAAATATTTTTTCTATTCTTTCGGATAAAACAAAACGTGGCATTTCTTTTCGTTTTGAAGGATTCCCATACGTAGGTATCTGGTCACCTGCAAAGTTAAAGGCACCTCTCGTTTGCATAGAGCCCTGGTATGGGATAGCAGATACAGCTGATGCAAGTGGCCTATTAGAAGAGAAGTTAGGGATCCAACAGCTAAAAGCTGGCGAAGTGTTTGATTGTGATTACACAATTACTATTCACTAAAGTAATAAAAGCCTGACAGATTATACCTGTCAGGCTTTTATTTCCTGTTTTATATTATTGCTGATGATTCTTTTTGTTTTTTGTATACCCGTATCCAAAAGGAACTTTACTTTCTGTACCAAGTCGAATTCTTTTTATGTTCTCTTTATGCCGGTAAATAATAAAAATGGCTAATATACTTGCTATGATTGTCAATATCCAGTCATTTGTTATCAGGCTAGAAGGGGCAATAATTAGTGAACCAAGGATACTTGAAAAACTAACCATCCTTGAGAAATATAAAATAACTAAAAATAACGAAACACAAAAAACGAAAAATGGTGGATTATATGCTAATAAGACACCCGCACTAGTGGCAACTGCTTTCCCACCTTTAAATTGAGCGAAAAGTGGAAATGTATGCCCGACTACTGCTCCAAGTCCAACGACCATAGGATTTAAATCAGAATTTAAAAGATAAGGGAGACTACCCGCAGCTGTTCCTTTTAACACATCGGCTAACAAGACGGTGACTCCAGCTTTAAAGCCTAAAACGCGAAAAGTATTTGTCGTTCCTGAATTACCACTTCCAAACTCTCGGATATCTTTTTTATATACTTTTTTACCTAGCCATACTCCAGATGGAATTGAACCGAGTAAATAGGCTACCATAAACATCAAAATAATTTTTACCATCTTATTCACTCCTAACTCAGCAAATTATTTGCCAATACGCTATATTTTACCATTTATTTTATTCTAAGGCTAGTGAAATTAAAACTGAAGATGTGCTGAAAACAAGATAAAAGTAAGTTAAACAGGACCTGAAAAAACAGTTACATAGAATTTTTGCTTGCTTTTCAATAACGGAACTAGTTTAATAAGAAGGCAGAGTGTATTTTTAAAATAACCGAACGTACTTTCGTTTTTTTAAAAGAATTAACGATTTTTACTTTTCAATCACATATAGTTAGAGTATTATTGAATAGATACTTAAAGAATCAAACGGATGAATACGAAGTGATGTACTAACTTAATGACCAAGAATAGATAGGATTAAGTTAAAGTGGTTTTTAAGTTTGACACTAAGTATCACGTAATAAGGATTTAAGGAGT
Encoded proteins:
- the hslV gene encoding ATP-dependent protease subunit HslV; translated protein: MMTTFHATTIFAIQHNGTCAMSGDGQVTMGESVIMKGTARKVRRIYNNQVLVGFAGSVADAFTLEERFEGKLNEYKGNLTRAAVELAKEWRSDRALQKLEALLIVMNKDEMLMVSGSGEVIQPDDGILAIGSGGNFALAAGRALKKYGKDLTAVEIAEESLNVAADICVYTNHNIIVEEL
- a CDS encoding aldose 1-epimerase family protein, with the translated sequence MKRELVTVIKLENHYITVTINEKGAEQTSLKNKQTGVEYIWQGEASVWGRHAPVLFPFVGRLKDNQYQYEDKTYSMPQHGFARDRVFDVTKQSETEVTLSLFSDKESKDVYPFDFRLSITYQLNEQSVNVSYQVENVNQNQPMYFSIGGHPGFNVPLTEDTTFEDYYLSFSPKRSRTIIPLKGAYIDFENRTLGQTNTDIALRWTLFDDDALIYETKNKNIFSILSDKTKRGISFRFEGFPYVGIWSPAKLKAPLVCIEPWYGIADTADASGLLEEKLGIQQLKAGEVFDCDYTITIH
- the hslU gene encoding ATP-dependent protease ATPase subunit HslU, whose amino-acid sequence is MNTLENMTPREIVSELDKYIIGQKEAKKSVAVALRNRYRRLQLDEAMQKEITPKNLLMIGPTGVGKTEIARRLASIVKAPFIKVEATKFTEVGYIGRDVESMVRDLVEAAIVIVEKQQYSRVYINAEKNAVNRLVKILVPGIKKEKKQSNASNPFESMFQNMNLSQEKPVEEEEEVNETITLNRETIKKQIRSGQLDNREVTIEIEEHKKGTSSPMNAGLEQMGIDLNETLGALRPKNKVKRSVTVKEALEILIQEESEKLVNQEDVYSQAIHLAQNSGIIFIDEFDKITSKSSQSGEVSREGVQRDILPIVEGSQVSTKYGTIQTDHVLFIASGAFHVSKPSDLIPELQGRFPIRVELDDLTKEDFVKILTEPNNALVKQYIAMIATDNIDVIFTFEAIERLADIAYRVNHETENIGARRLHTILEKLLEDLLFEAPDMQMGEITITKNYVDEKIAHIVEDKDLSRYIL
- the plsY gene encoding glycerol-3-phosphate 1-O-acyltransferase PlsY translates to MVKIILMFMVAYLLGSIPSGVWLGKKVYKKDIREFGSGNSGTTNTFRVLGFKAGVTVLLADVLKGTAAGSLPYLLNSDLNPMVVGLGAVVGHTFPLFAQFKGGKAVATSAGVLLAYNPPFFVFCVSLFLVILYFSRMVSFSSILGSLIIAPSSLITNDWILTIIASILAIFIIYRHKENIKRIRLGTESKVPFGYGYTKNKKNHQQ
- the codY gene encoding GTP-sensing pleiotropic transcriptional regulator CodY, whose product is MSGLLQKMRMINNMLQKKGGVVNTEIAKEGQLLFNDMASILADILNVNAYLIDESGTLLGFSEKHKINNERVKEMLKAEKFPFGYSNSMLEITETRANIGIESDYTIFPIETRDMFTNGLTTVIPIYAAGERLGTLILARLFPKFDDNDLILGEHASTVVGIEILYKKSTQIEDEARNSAMVQIALKTLSYSEMKAVKAIFEELDGTEGRLTTSTIADKIGITRSVIVNALRKLESGGIIESKSLGMKGTYIRIHNKKFISALEKETFY